From a single Candidatus Delongbacteria bacterium genomic region:
- a CDS encoding T9SS type A sorting domain-containing protein, which translates to MKQARPIGVLALALMLGSLAHASGLSPAEQADKDAALRASGQTLSAAELAEKVADQAAARLKAKTVETTPATTPTATLVSAPGLDASQLPTPLSTREQQEKLDADQAFSLEDRIQWKLAHGGDFTPVEKQWLEDQAAEISHKGPSHGTDEGGPDAWGNTWIMTGDEGGPAYAWVDIPEVDRNYLTLTDDSFVGPLDMGGTLSFYGVDYSEIYVGSNGNVGFLGTSLNNLGNVAIPSLANPNALLSLFWDDMNPATGGQVYTGTVDGDFVITYDAVNEYSSGPGTLTAQIVIDFDGPAVYFNYEALANGIDQTSCTIGIENETGTDGLQLAYNNAAQVPANQTTVRFDLAPPPDYLIFLDTSALGFNGGPSDEIAGSVTITNGGNLADSYDLSLSAPGVVAWGTFVNGNPVSTIGPLDPGASTTVDVVGTIDENAPTGTDNATLTFESVNSDATASVALNTAIFNGAAGGPDAFGNTWVSSAGGDQEYFWVDIPEEDRTYVTLTDDSFAGPFDMGSVISYYGDPYTELYIGSNGNLAFTSTSLNSLGNVAIPNAAAPNNIMPLFWDDMNPSSGGQVYCGTVDGRFVVTYDAVSEYSGTGTLTAQVVYDFAESQIFYNYEALTAPLDITSCTIGIENATGTDGLQVIYNNTPASPLEQWTLRFDLAPPPDYAVGVSPLTINTTGGPAGNLLEEFTITNAGLLPDSYDLNISFEDLVDWTIQLNGSPVGNTGVLQPLESITIQLAGFVDAEAPTTIDASQVSIESVNSDVSYLLPVSTSIFNAAAGGPDAYGNAWVSSAGGDQQYFWVDVEDATLVTLASNSVAGPFPLNGVLSYYGEAQTQFYIGSNGMIGFSNVGMTSTVNQNLPSATTPSGLIALFWDDMNPGGGGTVSYGNDVDGRMVVTYADVPETGGVGLLTAQVVIDFATQQVFCNYASLDGLDLSSCTIGIENSTGTDGLTVIYNGTPAQPLANWTIRFDLAPPPDFQMEFTGPTLIQASSNNVVAGTFTLSNSGLASDSYDLTLSGGSLFTYAIQDMEGNEISSVGPLAPLTLEEIQLVVTVPADMGGQSETVSLTATSQADDNTFITLNPTVNVIATSGSDSFGNEWYSNLDPDGTDFFFVELDPQDRTAVTLTDDSSAGPFDMGASINFYGVPQNQIYIGSNGMVGFAAAGMTTLANQNMPSTTAPNGVIALFWDDLNPGTGGQVYYGTSTEGYFVITYDGVFEYSGTGTFRAQVVFDFENDFIFLNYDQFNAPIDLTSCTIGIENYDGTDAAQVVYNNAPWTPFEEMTLRFELPPPPDFWPSLEDGVTAVGAADSEVSVPMDISNIGLLQDAYVLSASADNGIEVDILINGNPGNQTPVIQPEASFTFDLVLTIPEVPGGANSTITVNAVSVGDASRTDQTTALLTIVLVQGGPDGGGYFWSTTDADGVVEYDWVTIDNPTTATLTDDSSAGPFEIGFPWTHYGMEYTQVYIASNGSIGFDPTGLNSLANQQLPNVATPNGVISFFWDDLNPATAGGTVSYGSQDGMFIVTFDQVFEFGGQGRITAQVILDSNEEAVRINYQTLAAPLDILSCTIGQEDAGGNQGFSACYNGQGWLPHDNASIWFGFNVIGPSGPYAVRVRPDNLQGVGITGGYAEYELEVENRGENPSAFTLETEGNVWDVTFHDIDDDWAEITEVPEMAFDTVFNLGVRVHVPEEPASFTDLVHLTVVSTEDETASDDAQILTASSCSHTAQLHQNINGNGLFGMEHLMDGDWVEGETIAWLGTNVNRMVMEDTESGAVGDIVALPFGHDYMGIAHDSRDNSFWVSYVGGISHVTIGGALINAFSPALLDAGTGRVPSGLAFDSEGEILWAICANGAVDEFVRMDVSDATNLVGLNAMIVPWSTPGGSGSAGLDYNEGSDQLVALHTGSGTVECFLDLGDGTVDARGDFCPSGLTDAHGLALTDDGRLFVGWTSGLAHPVEEYMVPCAVTAIDRDALRLPVDFELGSNYPNPFNPATMIRYGLPEQGKVRLDVYNLVGQHQQVLVDGLRPAGYHEVRFDGASLASGVYFYRIQVTDLNGSSLFSDTGKMILLK; encoded by the coding sequence ATGAAGCAGGCACGACCGATTGGAGTGCTGGCCTTGGCCCTGATGCTGGGCAGTCTTGCCCATGCGTCCGGGTTGAGTCCCGCGGAACAGGCGGACAAGGATGCGGCTTTGCGCGCATCCGGACAGACGCTGAGCGCCGCCGAGCTGGCGGAGAAGGTCGCCGACCAGGCCGCCGCACGGCTGAAGGCGAAGACGGTCGAGACCACACCGGCAACGACCCCGACTGCAACGCTGGTGAGCGCTCCCGGTCTGGATGCATCACAGCTGCCGACTCCCCTGAGCACGCGCGAGCAGCAGGAGAAACTGGATGCGGATCAGGCCTTCAGTCTGGAGGATCGCATCCAGTGGAAACTGGCACACGGTGGAGATTTCACCCCTGTCGAGAAGCAGTGGCTCGAAGACCAGGCCGCCGAGATCTCCCACAAGGGGCCGTCACACGGCACGGACGAAGGTGGACCCGACGCCTGGGGCAACACCTGGATCATGACCGGTGACGAAGGTGGGCCCGCGTATGCGTGGGTCGACATTCCCGAAGTGGATCGCAATTACCTGACCCTTACCGACGATTCCTTCGTGGGTCCGCTGGACATGGGCGGAACCCTGAGTTTCTACGGCGTGGACTACAGCGAAATCTATGTGGGCTCCAATGGCAACGTGGGGTTTCTGGGCACTTCGCTGAACAATCTGGGCAATGTGGCCATTCCCAGTCTGGCCAATCCCAATGCCCTGCTGTCGCTGTTCTGGGATGACATGAATCCCGCCACGGGTGGCCAGGTGTATACGGGCACGGTGGACGGGGACTTCGTGATCACCTACGATGCGGTCAACGAGTACTCCAGTGGCCCCGGAACCCTGACGGCGCAGATCGTGATCGATTTTGACGGCCCCGCCGTCTACTTCAATTACGAAGCCTTGGCAAACGGCATCGATCAGACAAGCTGCACCATCGGCATCGAGAACGAAACGGGCACGGACGGTCTGCAGCTGGCCTACAACAACGCAGCACAGGTGCCTGCCAATCAGACCACCGTGCGTTTCGATCTGGCACCGCCTCCCGACTACCTGATCTTTCTGGACACCAGCGCACTGGGCTTCAACGGGGGCCCCAGCGATGAGATCGCGGGCAGCGTCACCATCACCAATGGCGGCAATCTGGCGGACAGCTATGACCTGAGCCTCAGTGCTCCCGGTGTGGTCGCCTGGGGCACCTTCGTCAACGGCAACCCCGTCTCCACCATCGGTCCCCTGGACCCGGGTGCCTCCACCACCGTGGACGTGGTGGGCACCATCGATGAGAACGCACCCACGGGCACGGACAATGCCACACTGACCTTCGAATCGGTGAACTCCGACGCCACCGCCAGTGTGGCGCTGAACACAGCGATCTTCAACGGTGCCGCCGGTGGCCCCGATGCGTTCGGCAATACCTGGGTATCCAGCGCCGGGGGTGATCAGGAATACTTCTGGGTGGACATCCCCGAAGAAGACCGCACCTATGTGACACTCACGGACGACTCCTTCGCCGGTCCCTTCGACATGGGGTCGGTGATCAGTTACTACGGGGATCCGTATACCGAGCTGTATATCGGCAGCAACGGCAACCTGGCCTTCACCTCCACCTCGCTGAACAGCCTGGGCAATGTGGCCATTCCCAATGCCGCCGCTCCCAACAACATCATGCCCCTGTTCTGGGACGACATGAATCCGTCCTCCGGTGGCCAGGTGTACTGCGGCACCGTGGATGGGCGTTTCGTCGTGACCTACGATGCGGTCTCCGAGTATTCCGGTACGGGCACCCTGACCGCTCAGGTGGTGTACGACTTCGCCGAATCGCAGATCTTCTACAATTATGAAGCCCTGACCGCCCCGCTGGACATCACCAGCTGCACCATCGGCATCGAGAATGCCACGGGCACGGACGGACTGCAGGTGATCTACAACAACACGCCGGCCTCTCCGCTGGAGCAGTGGACCCTTCGTTTCGACCTGGCTCCGCCCCCTGATTACGCCGTTGGTGTGTCACCGCTGACCATCAATACCACAGGTGGTCCGGCGGGCAATCTGCTGGAAGAGTTCACCATCACCAACGCGGGTCTGCTTCCCGACAGTTATGACCTGAACATTTCCTTTGAAGATCTCGTGGACTGGACGATCCAGCTCAATGGCAGCCCGGTGGGCAACACGGGTGTGCTGCAGCCGCTGGAAAGCATCACGATCCAGTTGGCGGGCTTTGTGGATGCCGAGGCGCCCACGACCATCGACGCTTCCCAGGTCAGCATCGAGTCGGTCAATTCCGATGTGAGTTACCTGCTGCCCGTGAGCACCTCGATCTTCAATGCGGCCGCTGGTGGGCCGGATGCCTATGGCAATGCCTGGGTTTCCAGCGCCGGTGGTGATCAGCAGTACTTCTGGGTGGACGTCGAGGATGCGACTCTGGTGACGCTCGCCAGCAACTCGGTCGCCGGGCCCTTCCCGCTGAATGGTGTGCTCAGTTACTACGGAGAAGCCCAGACCCAGTTCTACATCGGTTCCAACGGCATGATCGGCTTCAGCAATGTGGGCATGACCTCCACCGTGAATCAGAACCTGCCCAGCGCCACCACCCCCAGTGGCCTGATCGCGCTGTTCTGGGATGACATGAATCCCGGCGGCGGAGGCACGGTGTCCTACGGCAATGATGTCGATGGCCGCATGGTGGTGACCTATGCCGACGTGCCCGAGACCGGTGGTGTGGGACTGCTGACGGCCCAGGTCGTGATCGACTTCGCCACCCAGCAGGTGTTCTGCAACTACGCCAGTCTGGATGGGCTGGACCTGAGCAGCTGCACCATCGGCATCGAGAACTCCACCGGCACCGACGGCCTGACCGTGATCTACAACGGCACGCCCGCCCAGCCGCTGGCCAACTGGACGATTCGCTTCGATCTGGCGCCACCTCCCGACTTCCAGATGGAATTCACCGGTCCCACGCTGATCCAGGCGTCTTCGAACAACGTGGTGGCCGGCACCTTCACCCTCAGCAACTCGGGTCTGGCCTCCGACAGTTACGACCTGACGCTGAGCGGCGGTTCGCTGTTCACCTACGCCATCCAGGACATGGAAGGCAACGAGATCAGCAGTGTGGGGCCGCTGGCGCCGCTGACCCTCGAGGAAATCCAGCTGGTGGTGACGGTCCCGGCCGACATGGGGGGGCAGTCCGAAACGGTCAGTCTCACGGCCACGTCCCAGGCCGATGACAACACCTTCATCACCCTCAACCCGACGGTCAATGTGATCGCCACCTCGGGCAGCGATTCCTTCGGCAACGAGTGGTACAGCAACCTGGATCCCGACGGAACCGACTTCTTCTTCGTGGAACTGGATCCGCAGGATCGTACCGCTGTGACCCTGACGGACGACAGTTCGGCCGGGCCCTTCGACATGGGTGCCTCGATCAACTTCTACGGCGTGCCCCAGAACCAGATCTACATCGGCAGCAACGGCATGGTGGGCTTTGCCGCCGCTGGCATGACCACCCTGGCCAACCAGAACATGCCGTCCACGACGGCTCCCAATGGTGTCATCGCACTGTTCTGGGATGACCTGAATCCGGGAACCGGCGGACAGGTGTACTACGGAACCAGCACCGAAGGTTACTTCGTGATCACCTATGATGGTGTGTTCGAGTATTCCGGCACGGGCACCTTCCGGGCCCAGGTGGTATTCGATTTCGAGAACGACTTCATCTTCCTGAACTACGACCAGTTCAACGCACCCATCGATCTCACCTCCTGCACCATCGGCATCGAGAACTACGATGGCACGGATGCGGCCCAGGTCGTCTACAACAACGCCCCCTGGACTCCCTTCGAGGAAATGACCCTGCGCTTCGAACTGCCCCCGCCCCCGGACTTCTGGCCCAGCCTGGAGGATGGTGTGACTGCCGTGGGAGCCGCCGACAGTGAAGTGTCCGTGCCCATGGACATCAGCAACATCGGCCTGCTGCAGGATGCCTATGTCCTGAGCGCCAGCGCGGACAACGGCATCGAGGTCGACATCCTGATCAACGGCAATCCGGGCAACCAGACTCCCGTGATCCAGCCCGAAGCCAGTTTCACCTTTGATCTGGTGCTGACGATTCCCGAAGTGCCCGGCGGTGCCAATTCCACCATCACGGTGAACGCCGTCAGCGTGGGAGACGCGTCGCGCACGGATCAGACCACGGCCCTGCTGACCATCGTGCTGGTTCAGGGCGGCCCCGATGGCGGAGGATATTTCTGGTCCACCACCGATGCGGACGGCGTGGTCGAATACGACTGGGTCACCATCGACAATCCCACGACCGCGACTCTGACCGATGACAGCTCGGCGGGTCCCTTCGAGATCGGTTTCCCCTGGACCCATTACGGCATGGAGTACACGCAGGTCTACATCGCGTCCAACGGCTCCATCGGTTTCGACCCGACCGGCCTGAACTCGCTGGCCAATCAGCAGCTGCCCAATGTCGCCACGCCCAACGGTGTCATCTCCTTCTTCTGGGACGACCTCAATCCCGCGACCGCGGGCGGCACCGTGAGTTATGGCTCACAGGACGGCATGTTCATCGTGACCTTCGATCAGGTCTTCGAGTTCGGCGGCCAGGGACGCATCACGGCCCAGGTGATCCTGGACAGCAACGAAGAAGCCGTACGCATCAATTACCAGACTCTGGCCGCACCTCTGGACATCCTGAGCTGCACCATCGGTCAGGAAGATGCTGGCGGCAACCAGGGCTTCAGCGCCTGTTACAATGGCCAGGGCTGGCTGCCTCACGACAATGCCTCGATCTGGTTCGGATTCAACGTGATCGGCCCCAGCGGTCCCTACGCCGTGCGCGTGCGCCCCGACAACCTGCAGGGTGTGGGCATCACGGGTGGGTATGCTGAGTACGAGCTTGAAGTGGAGAACCGTGGTGAGAACCCCAGTGCCTTCACGCTCGAGACCGAAGGCAACGTCTGGGATGTGACCTTCCACGACATTGACGACGACTGGGCCGAGATCACCGAAGTGCCCGAGATGGCCTTCGATACCGTCTTCAACCTGGGTGTGCGCGTGCACGTGCCCGAGGAGCCGGCCAGCTTCACGGACCTGGTTCACCTGACCGTGGTCTCCACGGAAGATGAGACGGCCAGCGACGACGCCCAGATCCTGACCGCCAGCAGCTGCAGCCATACGGCCCAGCTGCATCAGAACATCAACGGCAACGGTCTGTTCGGCATGGAACACCTGATGGATGGTGACTGGGTCGAAGGTGAGACGATCGCCTGGCTGGGCACCAACGTCAACCGCATGGTGATGGAGGACACGGAGTCCGGCGCAGTGGGAGACATCGTGGCCCTGCCTTTCGGGCATGACTACATGGGCATTGCCCACGATTCCCGTGACAACAGTTTCTGGGTCAGCTATGTGGGTGGCATCTCCCATGTGACCATCGGGGGCGCCCTGATCAATGCCTTCTCCCCGGCTCTGCTGGATGCGGGTACCGGACGCGTGCCGTCGGGTCTGGCCTTCGACTCCGAGGGCGAAATCCTCTGGGCGATCTGTGCCAATGGCGCCGTGGACGAGTTCGTGCGCATGGATGTGTCCGACGCCACCAACCTTGTCGGGCTGAACGCCATGATCGTGCCCTGGAGTACCCCGGGCGGAAGCGGTTCCGCGGGTCTGGACTACAATGAAGGCTCCGACCAGCTGGTCGCCCTGCACACGGGATCCGGCACGGTGGAGTGTTTCCTGGATCTGGGCGATGGCACCGTGGATGCCCGTGGTGATTTCTGCCCGAGCGGACTCACCGATGCCCACGGCCTTGCGTTGACGGACGACGGCCGGCTCTTCGTGGGTTGGACCAGCGGTCTGGCGCACCCTGTGGAAGAGTACATGGTTCCCTGCGCCGTGACCGCCATCGACCGCGATGCGCTGCGCCTGCCGGTCGACTTCGAACTGGGCAGCAACTATCCCAATCCCTTCAATCCGGCCACCATGATCCGCTACGGACTGCCCGAGCAGGGCAAGGTGCGCCTGGATGTGTACAACCTGGTCGGCCAGCACCAGCAGGTACTGGTTGATGGCCTGCGTCCCGCAGGTTATCACGAGGTCCGTTTCGACGGCGCCTCGCTGGCCAGCGGTGTCTATTTCTACCGGATCCAGGTCACCGATCTGAATGGCAGTTCGCTGTTCAGTGACACGGGCAAGATGATCCTGCTGAAGTAG
- a CDS encoding NYN domain-containing protein, which yields MAKVMLFVDGTWFYQNMSRLLDYTEDRHYQVDFQKLTDAILEDLNEQNPGMPLEFVRGYMFGAFPVKVDPLDEALSQRQKDFYTRMREDFYYHVETYPVNFKGRRIRRSDREATDPFHPREGQAAISLAATSLQCAFNHAFDIGVFLIGDRDYKPAIRAVRRFGKRTAILSIRNCCTPEFTSSQERGLVADFDTLWMDDMVPRIQLQRELRRHEEYESDTAAYGDSRPPAPSYTQRQRQFEEIEQDRLRALEEGAEVHGAIKTIKLDKGFGFITSDSGQDYFFHYTDLDEGLEFSDELMGLPVSFFIVRPPDEHKAGAATHIVIQEQELLG from the coding sequence ATGGCCAAGGTGATGCTGTTTGTCGATGGCACGTGGTTCTATCAGAACATGTCCCGCCTGCTCGATTACACCGAAGACCGTCATTATCAGGTCGACTTCCAGAAACTGACCGACGCCATTCTGGAAGACCTCAACGAGCAGAATCCCGGAATGCCGCTCGAGTTCGTGCGTGGGTACATGTTCGGCGCGTTCCCGGTGAAGGTCGATCCGCTGGACGAAGCGCTTTCGCAGCGCCAGAAGGACTTTTACACCCGGATGCGCGAGGACTTCTATTATCACGTGGAAACCTATCCGGTCAACTTCAAGGGCCGTCGCATCCGGCGCAGCGACCGCGAGGCCACCGATCCCTTTCACCCGCGCGAAGGCCAGGCGGCGATTTCCCTGGCGGCCACCAGCCTGCAGTGCGCCTTCAACCATGCCTTCGACATCGGCGTGTTCCTGATTGGCGACCGCGATTACAAGCCCGCGATCCGCGCCGTACGCCGTTTCGGCAAGCGCACCGCGATTCTCAGCATCCGCAATTGCTGCACACCCGAGTTCACCTCCAGTCAGGAGAGGGGTCTGGTCGCCGACTTCGACACCCTCTGGATGGACGACATGGTGCCGCGGATCCAGCTCCAGCGCGAACTGCGTCGCCACGAGGAGTACGAGTCCGACACCGCGGCCTACGGCGATTCCCGTCCGCCCGCTCCCAGTTACACCCAGCGTCAGCGCCAGTTCGAGGAGATCGAACAGGACCGTCTGCGCGCACTGGAAGAAGGCGCCGAAGTACATGGCGCCATCAAGACCATCAAGCTGGACAAGGGCTTCGGGTTCATCACCAGCGATTCAGGCCAGGATTACTTCTTCCATTACACCGACCTGGACGAGGGGCTGGAATTCTCGGATGAGTTGATGGGGCTGCCGGTGAGTTTCTTCATCGTGCGCCCACCGGACGAGCACAAGGCCGGGGCTGCCACGCACATCGTCATCCAGGAGCAGGAACTGCTTGGCTAG
- the ptsP gene encoding phosphoenolpyruvate--protein phosphotransferase gives MGEIRLSGIGVSPGIIIGPVQVRASDSLNVQPRSLRDNEVDAELRRFQGALDRTSKEIRKTLDQVANRMGTESAGIFEAHLLILQDPMLLEPVDGMIRTERVNADYALQQCLQILVKQFRGLKDEYLRQRATDLEDVGRRLIEQLQGRRRRKLRSSDVPFILVADDLSPSETAELDTDQVLALITEKGSLASHTTILCRSVGVPAIVGAEGVLTHVKDGDLAILDGSTGKIYVHPSVRTTKRFREARQVFKEFELALSEIQDAPAVTRDGHTIELSCNLELSSELDKVIRSGGRGVGLFRSEYLYLAARSMPSEKYQYREYVEAARAMHPHPLTIRTFDLGGDKQPAGMDFPSEANPFLGWRAIRVSLDRPRMFRTQLRAILRASELGNVRLMFPMISGTDELREALDVLESVKKELRESRISFDESMKVGIMVEVPSAVLCAPELARMVDFFSIGTNDLTQYLLAVDRNNKLVGHLFSSLNPAVLRSIALTVQAGRKAGIQVGMCGELAGDPSATMLLVGLGLDELSVSPVILPEIKMLIRSMSQKEARQLTRRIMALDSAEEIARTCQQCMRERFPSFPIWAENLLNHPVQ, from the coding sequence ATGGGCGAGATCCGTTTGAGTGGCATTGGCGTCAGCCCCGGCATCATCATCGGGCCGGTACAGGTGCGCGCCAGCGATTCGCTGAATGTCCAGCCCCGCTCCCTGCGCGACAATGAAGTCGACGCCGAGTTGCGTCGTTTCCAGGGGGCCCTCGATCGCACCTCGAAGGAGATTCGCAAGACCCTGGACCAGGTGGCCAATCGCATGGGCACCGAGAGTGCGGGCATTTTCGAGGCTCACCTGCTGATCCTGCAGGATCCCATGCTGCTGGAACCCGTGGATGGCATGATCCGCACCGAGCGGGTCAACGCCGATTATGCGCTCCAGCAATGCCTGCAGATTCTTGTGAAACAATTCCGCGGACTCAAGGATGAGTACCTGCGCCAGCGTGCCACGGACCTGGAAGACGTGGGACGCCGGCTGATCGAGCAACTGCAGGGGCGCCGACGTCGCAAGTTGCGCAGCTCCGACGTGCCGTTCATTCTGGTCGCCGACGACCTCAGTCCCTCGGAAACCGCCGAGCTGGACACGGACCAGGTATTGGCCCTGATCACCGAAAAGGGCAGCCTGGCCAGTCACACCACCATTCTCTGCCGCAGTGTGGGGGTGCCCGCCATCGTGGGTGCCGAAGGCGTGTTGACTCACGTCAAGGATGGGGACCTGGCGATTCTGGACGGCAGCACCGGAAAAATCTACGTGCACCCGTCCGTGCGCACCACCAAGCGCTTCCGGGAAGCGCGTCAGGTCTTCAAGGAATTCGAGCTGGCGCTCAGCGAGATCCAGGACGCGCCGGCCGTGACACGCGATGGTCACACGATCGAGCTCTCCTGCAACCTCGAGCTCTCCAGCGAGCTGGACAAGGTGATCCGCAGTGGAGGCCGGGGCGTGGGCCTGTTCCGCAGCGAGTACCTGTACCTGGCCGCGCGCAGCATGCCCAGCGAGAAATACCAGTACCGCGAGTACGTGGAGGCGGCCCGGGCGATGCACCCGCATCCGCTCACCATCCGCACCTTCGACCTGGGCGGCGACAAGCAGCCCGCCGGGATGGACTTTCCCAGCGAAGCCAATCCCTTTCTGGGCTGGCGTGCGATCCGGGTCAGCCTCGATCGGCCGCGCATGTTCCGGACCCAGTTGCGTGCCATCCTGCGGGCCAGCGAACTGGGCAACGTGCGGCTGATGTTTCCCATGATCAGCGGCACCGACGAATTGCGCGAGGCCCTGGACGTGCTCGAATCGGTGAAGAAGGAACTGCGCGAGAGCCGCATCAGCTTTGACGAATCGATGAAGGTGGGCATCATGGTCGAAGTGCCCAGCGCCGTGCTGTGTGCGCCCGAGCTGGCCCGGATGGTGGACTTCTTTTCCATTGGCACCAACGACCTGACCCAGTATCTGCTGGCCGTGGACCGCAACAACAAGCTGGTGGGGCACCTGTTCAGCAGCCTGAATCCCGCCGTGTTGCGCAGCATCGCGCTGACCGTTCAGGCGGGTCGGAAGGCTGGCATCCAGGTGGGCATGTGCGGTGAGCTGGCCGGCGATCCCAGTGCGACCATGCTGCTGGTGGGACTGGGCCTGGATGAGCTGAGCGTGAGCCCCGTGATTCTGCCGGAAATCAAGATGCTGATCCGCTCCATGAGCCAGAAGGAAGCACGTCAGCTCACACGGCGGATCATGGCGCTGGACAGTGCCGAGGAAATCGCCCGGACCTGCCAGCAATGCATGCGCGAGCGTTTCCCCAGTTTCCCGATCTGGGCCGAAAATCTGCTTAACCATCCTGTGCAATGA
- a CDS encoding HPr family phosphocarrier protein: MLVSNQLGIHARPAQHIVKVAARYQAELWLEKEGNRVNGKSIMGVLLLEAESGAPVTVEVDGPDEDKLLADLRQLFMDRFHEE, translated from the coding sequence CTGCTGGTGAGCAACCAACTGGGCATTCACGCCCGACCGGCTCAACACATCGTCAAGGTGGCCGCCCGCTACCAGGCCGAGCTCTGGCTGGAGAAGGAGGGCAACCGGGTCAACGGCAAGTCCATCATGGGCGTGCTGCTGCTCGAGGCCGAGAGTGGAGCACCGGTCACCGTGGAGGTGGACGGTCCCGACGAAGACAAGCTGCTGGCCGACCTGCGCCAGTTGTTCATGGATCGCTTCCACGAGGAGTGA
- a CDS encoding PTS system mannose/fructose/sorbose family transporter subunit IID — MRASLFLRSFFNQALINYRGMTHLGILWALLPTLRKRNTGRRARMLRAFGFFNSHPYLAGYIIGATVRMEEDEQGELLERLKRASVAPLGAVGDRLFWYYLKPLSGVLACLGLILWLEGFVTAALLCIGVGILGYNILHLWIRWRGLVRGLELGSRIHLDIQQLTRHPLNLWMGRFFALFSGIFLGTSFMEVQLSGHSWAQILGLGAVTIISWQLPERGWALPLFLGGLALLALLSANLGVTAHG, encoded by the coding sequence ATGAGAGCCAGCCTGTTCCTGCGCTCATTCTTCAACCAGGCCCTGATCAACTACCGGGGCATGACCCATCTGGGCATTCTCTGGGCCCTGCTGCCCACCCTGCGCAAGCGTAACACGGGACGGCGGGCACGCATGCTGCGGGCGTTCGGATTCTTCAATTCCCATCCCTACCTGGCCGGCTATATCATCGGGGCCACGGTCCGGATGGAGGAGGATGAGCAGGGCGAACTGCTCGAGCGCCTCAAACGGGCCTCGGTGGCGCCTCTGGGAGCGGTGGGTGATCGCCTGTTCTGGTACTACCTGAAACCGCTGTCCGGCGTGCTGGCCTGCCTGGGGCTGATTCTCTGGCTGGAAGGATTCGTGACCGCCGCGCTGCTCTGCATCGGGGTGGGCATTCTGGGTTACAACATCCTGCACCTCTGGATCCGCTGGCGTGGGCTGGTGCGAGGGCTGGAACTGGGCAGCCGGATCCATCTGGACATCCAGCAGTTGACCCGCCATCCGCTGAATCTGTGGATGGGTCGGTTCTTTGCCCTGTTCTCGGGCATCTTCCTGGGCACCAGCTTCATGGAGGTGCAGCTCAGCGGGCACAGCTGGGCACAGATTCTGGGACTGGGAGCCGTGACCATCATCTCCTGGCAGCTGCCCGAGCGTGGCTGGGCGTTGCCCTTGTTTCTTGGAGGGCTGGCCCTGCTGGCGCTCCTGAGCGCCAACCTTGGTGTCACGGCGCATGGCTGA
- a CDS encoding PTS sugar transporter subunit IIC encodes MNGLLPLCLSALATAAIYLETWAVGQFLIGRPAVLLPLTGLLTGQLETGLWMGLSLELLLLREMPLGAASPPDPVLGGFLGLVAVNLAGDPADSTEARIFAGLLLAVGLSYLAAWHTHWQRQVNTRFWYDRFEQAVERDEPESVDRLFWLAMLGTAVMAATFGLLVLLLATPVAGLLLQGQRLLPAAPTLFKWMVLATAVGTGMKLGTGRRPGPWLLLGWLGSVGIYLIFLEMAG; translated from the coding sequence GTGAACGGTCTGTTGCCCCTGTGCCTGTCGGCTCTGGCCACGGCGGCCATCTATCTTGAAACCTGGGCGGTGGGCCAGTTCCTGATCGGCCGACCTGCGGTGCTGCTGCCTCTGACTGGCCTGCTGACGGGGCAGCTGGAGACGGGCCTCTGGATGGGGCTCAGTCTGGAACTGCTGCTGCTGCGCGAAATGCCCCTCGGCGCCGCTTCGCCACCCGACCCGGTCCTGGGTGGATTTCTGGGGCTGGTGGCGGTCAATCTGGCCGGCGACCCGGCCGATTCCACCGAAGCACGCATCTTCGCGGGCCTGCTGCTTGCGGTGGGTCTGAGTTATCTGGCCGCCTGGCACACTCACTGGCAGCGCCAGGTGAATACGCGTTTCTGGTACGACCGCTTCGAGCAGGCCGTGGAGCGTGACGAACCTGAATCCGTGGACCGGCTGTTCTGGCTGGCCATGCTGGGCACGGCGGTCATGGCGGCCACCTTCGGCCTGCTGGTGCTGTTGCTGGCGACACCGGTCGCGGGCCTCCTGCTGCAGGGACAACGCCTTTTGCCAGCCGCCCCCACGCTCTTCAAGTGGATGGTGCTGGCCACGGCGGTGGGCACCGGAATGAAACTTGGAACCGGGCGGCGCCCAGGTCCCTGGTTGCTGCTGGGCTGGCTCGGCAGCGTGGGCATCTATTTGATATTTCTGGAGATGGCAGGATGA